The Herpetosiphonaceae bacterium genomic interval ATCCCGATCGCGATCTGCGAGGCGCACGCGGCTGGTCTGTTGCAGCCGGGTTTTCACCTGGCGATTGCCGCGTTCGGCGGCGGGCTAACCTGGGGCTCGGCGGTGATTCGCTGGAGCGTGTAGCGCGCGCCGACGATGGGATCAGGGTGTATGGCAGAGCCGATCGTTCTATCGCATGTGCACATCGCGCCGCTGCTGCGCGCGCGGCAGGCCGGATCGACCGGCGCGGCGATCTCGCCGGATCTTGGCCTGACGACGGTCGATGTCGGGCTGGATGCGGCGGGGGCGCGCTTTCCCGGCGGCGCGCTGCTCACCTGGGACGATGCCGAGACGATCCTGGGCGCGGAAAATAAATGCTTCGTGCTCGCAGGCGACACGATCGACGAGATTCGGATCTTCTCGGAGCATACTCACTGGGTGCGCAGCCTGATGCCGACCACGGGCGCGCCGACGATGCTGGTATCGGGCACGCCGATGCACCGGATCAAGGGCATCGATCCGCACGCCGACACATTGCGCAAGATCAAAACGATCGCGCCGATGATGGGCCGTGTGCTGGATACGGCGACCGGCCTGGGCTATACCGCGATCGAGGCGGCCAAAACCGCGAGCGAGGTCGTGACGATCGAGCTTGACCCGGCTGGCCTTGAGATTGCGCGCTACAATCCGTGGTCGCGGGCGCTCTTTACCGACCGCAAGATCGTGCAGATGATCGGCGACGCCTTCGACGTGGTGCAGACATTCGAGAGCGAGTCGTTTGCGCGGATTATCCACGATCCGCCGATGTTTAGCCTCGCGGGCCATCTGTATGGCGGCGAGTTCTACCGATACCTGTTTCGGGTGCTGAAGCGCAAGGGCCGTCTCTTTCACTACATCGGCGACCTGGAGAGCACGTCGGGCCGCAACATCGTGCGCGGCGTGCTGCGCCGGTTGCAGGAAGCTGGTTTTACCCGCGTGACTCGTCATCCCGAAGCGTTCGGAGTTGTTGCGACGAAATGATAAGGAGAAGAAGCGCATGACCACAGCCTGGGTGTTCCCCGGCCAAGGATCGCAGGCGGTCGGGATGGGCCGCGAAGTCTATGAGCGCTATGCTTCGGCGCGCGCTGTGTTCGATGAGGCCGATACGGTGTTGGGCTTTCCTCTGTCGCGGCTCTGCTTCGAGGGTCCCGACGACGAGCTGACGCTGACCGAGAATGCGCAGCCAGCGCTGCTGACGACGAGCACGGCGCTGCTGGCGGCGGTGCGCGAGCAGGCCGGATCGGAGGCTGATCTTCAGCCGATGTATCTGGCCGGACACTCGCTCGGCGAATATAGCGCGCTGGTCGCATCGGGCGCGCTGGAGTTTGGCGACGCGCTGCGGCTGGTGCGGCGGCGCGGCGAGCTGATGGCGGAGACGCCCCAGGGCACGATGGCGGCGATCATGGGGCTGGATGAGGAGACGCTGCGGGCGGTCTGCGCGGATGCCAGCGTGGCAGGGCCGGTTGTGGTGGCGACCGAGAACTCACCCGCGCAGTACGGGATCAGCGGTAGCATCGCGGGCGTCGAGCGGGCGCTGGCGCTGGCGAAGCAGCACGGCGCGAAGCGCGCGGTGCGGCTGCATGTTTCGGTGGCGCTGCACTCGCCGCTGATGGAGAGCGCGGCCCGGCGCTTCGCGCGCGAAGTCGCGGCGATCAGGCGGATCACGCCGCCCAGGTGGCCGGTGATCGCCAACGCGACCGCCGAGCCGCTGACCGACTCGGATGCGATCAGGGCTGAGCTGATCGAGCAAGTGACCGCGCCGGTGCGCTGGATCGACGGCGTGCGACGGATGGTAGCCGATGGCGTGACGCGCTTTGTCGAGATCGGTCATGGTCACGTGCTCAGCGGCCTGATCAAGCGTATCGCGCCTGGCCGCGAGCTGATCGGCGTCAACACGGTCGCGGCGATCGAAGGCTGGATCGCGCGCGAGCGGCAGGGCTAGGGCCTGCCCGTGATACGTCAAGGTTGGTCACAGCCCGGAGAAGCCGCACCCGCAGCGCTGACAGCAAGCGAGCGGAGCGACGCGCACGAATACGCTGATCCTGGCACACTGGTCGGGCTGGGCTTCGAGTGGATCACGCTGGCGGTCGCGGCGCTGATCGTCGCCGCCGTGGCGATCGACATGCTTGGCCTGCCGCTGGCGATGCTCTCGGTCGTCGTGGCCGCCGTTCTGGCGCTGCTGCCGCTGGTCTATCTGGCGGCGCGCGGCGCACGGCAACCGGGCGCGCCGCTTCGGCGCGGCGATCTCTGGACCGAGGCGCTGCTGCTGGGCGTGATCGGTGTGGTCGGCTGGCATGTCCTGGCTCCGGCGTGGCCGTCGCTGCTGCCGATCGGCAACTCGCCCGACGCGGTGCATCACACGGCGCTGGCGAACTACGTCCTTGAGCAGCGGCATCTGGTGCGCGATCCGGGGCCGGTGCGCGAGCTGCTGATCGAGATGGCCGACTATCCGCCGGGCTTTGCCGCGCTGACCGTGGTAGCGGCGCAGGCGCTTGGGCTGTCTCCGATCCGGGTGATCTATCCGCTGGCGGCGCTGGCGGTGATCGCGGCTGTGCTCGGCTGCGCGCTGCTGATTGTCACGAGCGTCCCGCGACAGGTGCGTCCGGCGGCGGGCGCGGCGGCGCTGGCGGCGCTGCTGATGCCTGATTATATCCTGGGCGCGGTTGCCAGCCAGAGCTACTATCCCCAGATGCTCGCGCAATGGCTGCTGGTGGCGGTCGGCTACGTGCTGGCGCGTCACCGGGGAGCGCGGCGTCTGCTGCCGCTGGCGCTGCTGCTGCTGGCGCTGCTGCTGGTCTATACGACGTGGCTGCCCGTGGCGCTGCTGGCGGTGACGCTGGCGCTGCTGATCCAGCGGATCGGCTGGTCGCGGCGGCTGATCGAGATCGGGGCGCTGGTAGTGCCCGTAGCGCTGCTCGCGCTGGTCTATAGCTGGTCGCGGGCGAGCACCGGCAGCGCGGTGGTGCTGCACGAGGGCGAGACGATCCGCGATCCGCTGGCGGCGACTGGCCTGGCGCTGCCCGCGCTGGCGCTGCTGGGCCTGGTGCGCGCGTGGCGCGAGCCTCGGCGATGGGCCGTGCTGTGGCTGATCGCCGCAGCCGCGCTTCAGATCGTGGGCCTGGGGCTGCTGTGGCGGAGTGGCCGGATCGCCGGCTACATCTACTACAAAGGCTACTACCTGCTGGCGCTGCTGCTGGTGGTGCCGCTCGGCTGGCTGCTGGCTGATGCGCTGGGGTATCTGCTGCGCCGACAGCGTCGCAGGTATCGCGTATGGAGGGCGATCCAGAGCACGGCGGTGCTGGCGGCGATGGGCGGCGCTCTGTTCCTGCCCGGCCTGCCTGTGGCTGCCGAGCCCGCCGAGCATCCGCTGTCGCCGTCGCTGGTGGAGGCGGCGCGCTGGGTGCGCGAGCATGGCACGCCCGATGATGTGCGATTCGCGCTGCGCAAGCCGGGAGCGTCCGCCTACTGGCTGCATGTCGGGGTGCTGGGACAGCCCCGAACGGCTGCGGCGCACCGGCTGCTGACCGATCCGCCGACGACATATCTCGAATGGTATTTTCACCCGCTGACGACGCGCACGCTGCTGCTGGAGCAGCCGACGCTGCCGCAGCCGCACGATGGCCTGGCCGTGCGCTTTCAGAACGAGTGCTGCGTCGTTGTGGAAAAGACCGAGGCGTATCCTGCCGCGCTGCAAGCGCTGCGTCCGCTTCAGGTCAGCTACTCGGCGGCGTTTGTCGACGGCAGGCAGCAGATCGACGTGGAGCTGTTCGACGCGCTCGACCAGCCCGATCTGCGGCTGCGCGTGGTGGTGCAGGGTGCCGATGCGCAGCCGCTGGCGGCCTACACGCTCGACGTGCCACGGCGCACGGGCCGGGTGCAGTATCTCGGCGTGGCATTCAATCTGCAGACGTTGGCCGCGACCGGCTATGCCAATGACGCGCCCGGCGTTGAGTGGCCCGCGACGACCGCCGCCGCTCCGGCGCAGTATCGCGTGCTGCTGCAACTGCTCAAGCAGGAGGCGCTTGTGCGCGAGCAGGAACTCGGCACGTGCTGTGTCGCGCCCGATGTTTGGGTGCCGACGATCATACACCGACGCGGCTCGTGGAGCTACTTCCAGGCGCCGCAGCCCGCCGCCGCAGCCACGCGCGATCATACGCTCGGCGAGGCGATCGGCCTGATTGATGCGCAGATCGAGCGCGAGTCGTTCCGGCCCGGCGAGACGCTGGATGTGCGGCTGCGCTGGCGGGCTCGCCAGACGATCGCGCAGCCCTTCACGACGTTTGTGCAGTTGATCGCCACGGATGGGGGCGCGGCGGTGAGCACCGAGGGCACGCCCAATGGCGGCGCGACGCCGACCTGGCGCTGGCAGGCGGGCGATCTGATCGACGATCGCTGGCAGCTCAAGCTTCCGGCGGATCTCAGGCCGGGCAGCTATCAGGTCGTCGTCGGCATGTACGATCCCACAACCGGCCAGCGGCTCGAAGCCTGGCAGCGCAGCCCATCGGTCGAGCGCTTCTGGACCAACGCCCTGCCGCTCGGAGTCGTCGAGGTGCGACCATGACGCTGCCGCGCTTACCACTCGAAGATCAGGTCGCGATCGTCACGGGCGCGTCGCGCGGCATCGGGCGGGCGATTGCGCTCGCGCTCAGCGAGGCCGGAGCGCGCGTGGTGGTCAACTACCAGCACAACAGCAACGGCGCGGCTGAGGTGGCCGGGCTGATCAGCGGGCGCGGCGGCGCGGCGCTGAGCCACGGCGCGGATGTGTGTGTGCCGATCGAGGTGCGGCAGATGGTTGATGTAACGATGGAGCGCTGGGGCCGCGTCGATATTCTGGTCAATAATGCGGGCGTGACGCGCGACGCGCCTTTTGCTCGGATGCAGGATCAGCAGTGGCACGCGGTGATGGAGATCGATCTGACCTCGGCGTTTGTCTGCGTGCAGGCGGTGCTGCCGGTGATGGAGCAGCGCGGCTATGGCCGGATCGTCAACGTCTCGTCGCTGGCGGGTCTGGCCGGCAACGTCGGGCAGGTCAACTATGCAGCGGCCAAGGCGGGGCTGATCGCGCTGACCAAGGAGCTGGCCCGCGAGCTTGCGCCGCACGGCATCACCGTCAACGCGGTCGCGCCCGGCTACATCGAAACCGACATGATCGAGCAGGTGCCCGAACGTCAGCTACAATGGGCGCTGAACGCGATCCCGCTTGGTCGATTCGGCAGCCCTGAGGAGGTGGCGTCGGCGGTGCGTTTTCTGTCACTGCCCGAAGCCTCGTACATCACCGGCCATACGCTGGTGGTCGATGGCGGCTGGGTGATGCCGTGATGCGGGAAACGAAAGAACAACGAACAGCGAACAACGAGCCAGGGAACAAAGAGATCAAAGGTTGATCGATGGATTTTTCTGATCAAGTCGTCGTCGTCACCGGCGGATCGCGTGGGATCGGCGCTGCAACCGTGCGCATGCTGGCGGCGGGCGGCGCGCGGGTGCTCTTCTGCTATCGGGAGCGGACGGAGGCGGCGCAGGCGGTGCTGGCCGAGTGCGCCGATCTGCGCGGCGAGGTCCAGGCGCGCCAGGCGGATGTGCGCGACAAAGCGCAGGTTACGGCGCTGATCGCGGAGTCGATCGAGCGCTGGGGCAGGCTGGATGTGCTGATCAACAACGCGGCGATCCTGCGCAATAGCCTGGCGCGCGACATGGCGCTGGACACCTGGCACGAGGTGATCGCCGCCGACTTGACGAGCGCCTACTTTACGTGTAAAGCTGCGCTCAAGCCGATGATGAAGGCGCGCTATGGCCGGATCGTCAACGTCACCGGGCTTCAGGGCAAGGCGGGCGGCTACGCGCAGCCGAACTACGCCGCCGCCGCTGGTGGTATCCTGGGGATGACGCGAGCGCTGGCCCGTGAGGTCGCGCCGTGGAGCATCACCGTCAACGCGGTTGCTGCGGGCCTGGTGGAGACTGAGATGCTGCGGCAGCAGCCGCCTGAGCTGCTAAAGATGGGCATCGAGATTGCAGCGCTGCGGCGTGTGGGCACGCCCGAAGAGGTAGCGTACGCCGTGGCGTTTCTGGCCGCGCCCGGCGCGTCGTTCATCACCGGGCAGACGCTCGCCGTGGATGGCGGCTGGACGATGGCGTGAGGCGGGGCGGGAGAACCAAGAACAAAGGAACAAGAGCGCAAGGGAACAAAGGAGCAAAACGAGAACCAAGCGCCGGAAACTTTGAACTTTGAACATGAAACTTGAAACTTTGATTGGTAATCGACTATGGCTGACTGGAAGATCCGCTATGATAAGCAATTCACGCTGTCGCCGATGACGCCGTGGGTTCATCGCAGCAGCGGCGGGGGAGAAGAGGGCGCTCTCGTCTCCTATGATCCGCCGCGTCCGCTGCCAATCCCCGGCAAAGGCTACGCGACGTTTGTGATCACGATCGAGCGCTTCCCGTTCACCTTTGCGTCGCTGCACGAGCTCGACGAGGCGATCCGCGTGCTGGAGCAGCCGGAGCTGCCGCAGATTGATACCCGGCGGAAAAAGCAACTGCCGGTCTATCGCAAGCTCGATCCGCATGGCGCGAAAACGAAACACTGGGTCAGCCGCATTCCCAAGGAGATGCAGGGCTGGGCAAAGCGGCGTAAAATTGTGTTTGAGCTGAGACAGGGCCGCGACGCGATCAAAAAGGCGCTCGGCCCGGACAATGTGGCGCGCTGCTATGGACAGGCCGAGGCCGAATCATCAACCAAGGAGCAAGCATAATTCCTATGCAGATCGATCTATCGAACAAGGTTGCGATCGTCACGGGCGCGTCGCGCGGCATCGGGCGGGCGATTGCGCTGGAGCTGGCGCGCAGCGGCGCGAGCGTCGTCGTCAACTATCGCGGTCAGCAGCAGGCGGCGGCTGAGGTCGTGGCGGCGATCGAGGCTGCGGGCGGCAGGGCGACCGGGGTGCAGGCGGATGTTGGGCAGAGCGCCGACATCGAGCGGCTGCTCAAGACGACGCAGGAGACGTACGGCGGGCTGCACATCCTGGTCAACAACGCCGGGATCACCCGCGATAATCTGCTGCTGCGCATGAAGGACGACGAGTGGGACGCCGTGATGACGACCAATCTGCGGTCGGTCTATCTGCTGAGCAAGGCGGCGCTGCGTCCGATGATGAAGGCGCGCTGGGGGCGGATCATCACGATCACCTCGGTGGTGGGGCTGACTGGCAACGCGGGCCAGGCGAACTACGCGGCGGCCAAGGCGGGCCTGATCGGCTTCACCAAGTCTGTGGCGCGCGAGATGGCCTCGCGTGGTATTACCGCCAACGCGGTCGCGCCCGGCTACGTCGAGACGGATATTACCAGGGACTTGTCGGAGGAGGTCAAGGCAACCGCGCTGGCAAACATTCCGGTAGGCCGCTTCGGACAGCCTGAAGATATCGCCGGCATCGTCGCCTTTCTTGCGTCCGACGCGGCCACGTATATCACGGGCCAGACGATCGCCGTCGATGGCGGCATGACAATGTACTAACGGCTATCGCAGACGGATCGGGCGGCGGCGAACGGGCTGCGCGTCAGGGTCCGGCTGGCTCAGCCTCTATCCCGAATGCTCTATGCTTGAAAAAGTCTTGATCGCCAATCGTGGAGAGATCGCAGTGCGGATTGTCCGCGCGTGCCACGAGCTTGGTATTCGCACGGTCGTCGCGTACTCGCAGGCCGACCGTGATTCGTTGGCTGTTCGGCTGTCGGATGAGGCCGTGTGTATCGGCCCGCCGCCGCCGAGCAAAAGCTACCTGAGCGCGCCCGCGCTGATCAGCGCGGCGCTGATCTCCGGCTGCGATGCGGTACATCCCGGCTACGGCTTTTTGTCGGAAAACCCCTACTTTGCCGAGATCGTCAAGCAGTGCCAGCTTACGTTTATCGGCCCGGAGCCCGACGTGATCGCGATCATGGGCGATAAATCGGCGGCGCGGGCTGCCATGAGCGCGGCTGGGCTGCCGGTGATGCCCGGCTCCGAGCAGACGTTGACGAACGTCGACGAGGCCCGCGAGCTGGCGCAGGAGATCGGCTATCCCGTGCTCTTGAAGGCGGCTGCCGGCGGCGGCGGTCGCGGCATGCGCATTGTGCCGGTCGAGTCCGATCTGGCGCGGGCGTTTGCCACAGCCAAGGCCGAGGCGGAGATGTCGTTTGGCAACGGCGCGCTCTACCTGGAAAAATTCTTGCCGGTCGCGCGTCATATCGAGATCCAGGTGCTGGGCGATAATTATGGCAACATGATCCACCTGGGCGAGCGCGAGTGCTCGATCCAGCGGCGGCACCAGAAGCTGCTCGAAGAGTCGCCATCGCCTGTGGTGGACGAGGCGCTGCGTCGGCGCATGGGCGAGGCAGCCGTATCGGGAGCCAAGGCGATCGACTATACCGGCGCGGGCACGATGGAGTTTTTGATGGACCCGCAGGGCAACTTCTACTTCATCGAGATGAACACGCGCATCCAGGTGGAGCATCCGATCACCGAGCTTGTCACGGGCGTCGATCTGGTCAAATGGCAACTGCGCATCGCGGCGGGCGAGCGGTTGACACTCCAACAAGCTGACGTTAGAATGACCGGACATGCGATAGAGTGCCGTGTCAATGCGGAAGATCCGTCGCGCGAGTTCATGCCACAGGCGGGCGAAGTCGATCTCTTCCTGCCGCCGGGCGGGCCGGGCGTGCGCATCGACTCGCATCTCTATTCGAGCTACGTCATCCCGGCGAACTACGACTCGCTGCTTGCCAAGATCATCGTGTGGGGCGGCGACCGGGCCGAGGCGATCAGCCGCATGCGGCGCGCGCTTGACGAATGTATCATCACCGGCATCAAGACCACCATCCCGTTTCAGCATGCGCTGCTCGACGATGACCATTTTCGGCGCGGCGACGTGTCGACCGGGTATCTGAACGAGTTTATCAATCGGTACTGTGAGTAAGCATAGCCCCGACCGCGATCTGTGCGCTGCGCGGCGACGCGCCGCAGATCCTGAGGCTTGGAATCAACGTTAGGAACTCGAACATGGCTGTACCAAACGGAACGGTAACGATGTCGCCGGTAGCGCTGATCGGCATTATTAGTCGCACGGCACAGGATGTGCAGGGTGTGGCCCGTATGGGTACGGTACCACCATCCCGCGTCGGACAACTCTTGACCGGCAGCCACACCCGTGGCGGCGTGCTGGCGCGCGTGGATGGCGCGGTCAGCGCCGATGTGTATGTCATCGCGCACAACGACGCGAACCTGCTGGACGTTGGTCAGCAGGTCCAGGCGGCGGTAGCCCATGCGATTCGCGAGATGGTGGGCATGGATGTTCGTGAAGTGAACGTGTATATCCAGGACGTGGAGGCTGCGCGTGGCTAATGTGCGTCATCGGGCGCGCATTGCGGCAATGCAGGTGCTGTTTGAGCTTGACATTACCGATCATCCGCTTGATCAGGTGTTGCAGCGACGCCTGGACGATGAAGCATTGCCTGGCGATGCCGCTGAGTTTGCGCAGCGCATCGTGCGCGGCGCGTGGGAGCGACACACGTATCTCGACAATGTGATCGAGCAGGCCGCGCCGAACTGGCCGATCTATCAGATGCCGGCGATCGAAAAGGCGATCTTGCGCCTGGCAATCTGGGAGCTGCTGCTCAACGACCAAGATCCTGCTCCTGCCAAGGCGGTGATTAACGAAGCCGTCGAGCTGGCGAAACATTTCGGTGGCGACAATTCGAGTCGCTTTGTCAATGGTGTGCTGGGCACTGTTGTCAGTCAACGGGAGTCCTGAACATAACAAACACATCGCCTTAATTCCTACACAAGGAGATCTCTCATGGAAGAACGATTGAAAAAGCTGATCGCGGAGCAGCTTGGCGTCGACGAGAGCCGCGTGGTCGCTTCGGCGTCCTTCACCGACGATCTTGAGGCCGACTCGCTGGATCTGGTCGAGCTGATCATGTCGCTTGAGGAAGAGTTCAACGTCGAGATTCCCGACACCGACGCCGAAAAGATCGTGACGGTCGGCGACGCGCTGAACTACCTGCGCGAGCG includes:
- a CDS encoding acyl carrier protein, whose product is MEERLKKLIAEQLGVDESRVVASASFTDDLEADSLDLVELIMSLEEEFNVEIPDTDAEKIVTVGDALNYLRERAA
- a CDS encoding 3-oxoacyl-ACP reductase family protein; this encodes MTLPRLPLEDQVAIVTGASRGIGRAIALALSEAGARVVVNYQHNSNGAAEVAGLISGRGGAALSHGADVCVPIEVRQMVDVTMERWGRVDILVNNAGVTRDAPFARMQDQQWHAVMEIDLTSAFVCVQAVLPVMEQRGYGRIVNVSSLAGLAGNVGQVNYAAAKAGLIALTKELARELAPHGITVNAVAPGYIETDMIEQVPERQLQWALNAIPLGRFGSPEEVASAVRFLSLPEASYITGHTLVVDGGWVMP
- a CDS encoding Asp23/Gls24 family envelope stress response protein; this encodes MAVPNGTVTMSPVALIGIISRTAQDVQGVARMGTVPPSRVGQLLTGSHTRGGVLARVDGAVSADVYVIAHNDANLLDVGQQVQAAVAHAIREMVGMDVREVNVYIQDVEAARG
- the fabG gene encoding 3-oxoacyl-ACP reductase FabG, producing MQIDLSNKVAIVTGASRGIGRAIALELARSGASVVVNYRGQQQAAAEVVAAIEAAGGRATGVQADVGQSADIERLLKTTQETYGGLHILVNNAGITRDNLLLRMKDDEWDAVMTTNLRSVYLLSKAALRPMMKARWGRIITITSVVGLTGNAGQANYAAAKAGLIGFTKSVAREMASRGITANAVAPGYVETDITRDLSEEVKATALANIPVGRFGQPEDIAGIVAFLASDAATYITGQTIAVDGGMTMY
- the nusB gene encoding transcription antitermination factor NusB, translated to MANVRHRARIAAMQVLFELDITDHPLDQVLQRRLDDEALPGDAAEFAQRIVRGAWERHTYLDNVIEQAAPNWPIYQMPAIEKAILRLAIWELLLNDQDPAPAKAVINEAVELAKHFGGDNSSRFVNGVLGTVVSQRES
- the fabD gene encoding ACP S-malonyltransferase — protein: MTTAWVFPGQGSQAVGMGREVYERYASARAVFDEADTVLGFPLSRLCFEGPDDELTLTENAQPALLTTSTALLAAVREQAGSEADLQPMYLAGHSLGEYSALVASGALEFGDALRLVRRRGELMAETPQGTMAAIMGLDEETLRAVCADASVAGPVVVATENSPAQYGISGSIAGVERALALAKQHGAKRAVRLHVSVALHSPLMESAARRFAREVAAIRRITPPRWPVIANATAEPLTDSDAIRAELIEQVTAPVRWIDGVRRMVADGVTRFVEIGHGHVLSGLIKRIAPGRELIGVNTVAAIEGWIARERQG
- a CDS encoding 3-oxoacyl-ACP reductase family protein → MDFSDQVVVVTGGSRGIGAATVRMLAAGGARVLFCYRERTEAAQAVLAECADLRGEVQARQADVRDKAQVTALIAESIERWGRLDVLINNAAILRNSLARDMALDTWHEVIAADLTSAYFTCKAALKPMMKARYGRIVNVTGLQGKAGGYAQPNYAAAAGGILGMTRALAREVAPWSITVNAVAAGLVETEMLRQQPPELLKMGIEIAALRRVGTPEEVAYAVAFLAAPGASFITGQTLAVDGGWTMA
- the accC gene encoding acetyl-CoA carboxylase biotin carboxylase subunit — encoded protein: MLEKVLIANRGEIAVRIVRACHELGIRTVVAYSQADRDSLAVRLSDEAVCIGPPPPSKSYLSAPALISAALISGCDAVHPGYGFLSENPYFAEIVKQCQLTFIGPEPDVIAIMGDKSAARAAMSAAGLPVMPGSEQTLTNVDEARELAQEIGYPVLLKAAAGGGGRGMRIVPVESDLARAFATAKAEAEMSFGNGALYLEKFLPVARHIEIQVLGDNYGNMIHLGERECSIQRRHQKLLEESPSPVVDEALRRRMGEAAVSGAKAIDYTGAGTMEFLMDPQGNFYFIEMNTRIQVEHPITELVTGVDLVKWQLRIAAGERLTLQQADVRMTGHAIECRVNAEDPSREFMPQAGEVDLFLPPGGPGVRIDSHLYSSYVIPANYDSLLAKIIVWGGDRAEAISRMRRALDECIITGIKTTIPFQHALLDDDHFRRGDVSTGYLNEFINRYCE